A window of the Phaseolus vulgaris cultivar G19833 chromosome 5, P. vulgaris v2.0, whole genome shotgun sequence genome harbors these coding sequences:
- the LOC137835100 gene encoding persulfide dioxygenase ETHE1 homolog, mitochondrial isoform X1, with amino-acid sequence MLLNMLRFPFITFFASKASPFPLSVSVSKAIRKPGRVRSQMASFSSSSSSKLLFRQLFEKESSTYTYLLADASHPERPALLIDPVDRTVDRDVSLIEQLGLKLVYAMNTHVHADHVTGTGLIKSKVPGVKSVISKASGATADIYVEPGDKVGFGDLFLEVRATPGHTKGCVTYVTGDAPDQPQPRMAFTGDTVLIRGCGRTDFQGGSSEQLYKSIHTQICTLPKSTLIYPAHDYRGFTVSTVGEEIQHNPRLTKDEEKFKNIMANLNLQYPKMIDIAVPANMVCGIQSNPKEA; translated from the exons ATGCTTCTAAACATGCTGCGATTCCCGTTCATCACATTCTTTGCTTCCAAAGCCTCGCCTTTTCCTCTGTCTGTTTCCGTTTCTAAAGCAATTCGCAAACCCGGAAGAGTCAGATCGCAAATGGCTTCtttctcctcttcctcttcctccaaGCTCTTGTTCCGACAGCTCTTTGAGAAGGAGTCCTCCACCTATACGTACCTTCTCGCTGATGCCTCGCACCCAGAAAGACCAGCACTC TTGATTGACCCGGTTGATAGAACAGTAGATAGAGACGTGTCTCTTATTGAGCAACTGGGGTTGAAGCTTGTGTATGCCATGAACACACATGTGCATGCGGATCATGTCACTGGGACTGGCCTCATCAAG AGCAAAGTACCTGGTGTAAAATCTGTTATTTCAAAAGCAAGTGGTGCAACGGCCGATATTTATGTGGAGCCAGGTGATAAGGTCGGTTTTGGTGATCTTTTTCTAGAG GTCCGTGCAACTCCTGGTCATACCAAAGGTTGTGTTACCTATGTTACTGGAGATGCACCTGATCAACCTCAACCAAGGATGGCATTCACTGGAGATACCGTATTGATACGTGGATGTGGAAGGACAGATTTTCAG GGTGGAAGTTCAGAGCAGCTTTACAAATCAATCCATACACAG ATTTGTACATTGCCCAAGAGTACGCTAATTTATCCAGCTCATGACTACAGAGGATTCACT GTAAGCACTGTTGGAGAGGAGATACAACACAATCCACGCCTAACAAAGGATGAG GAAAAATTCAAGAACATCATGGCAA ATCTTAACCTGCAATATCCTAAAATGATTGACATAGCTGTTCCAGCTAATATGGTTTGCGGAATCCAGTCCAATCCAAAAGAAGCTTAG
- the LOC137835100 gene encoding persulfide dioxygenase ETHE1 homolog, mitochondrial isoform X2 yields MLLNMLRFPFITFFASKASPFPLSVSVSKAIRKPGRVRSQMASFSSSSSSKLLFRQLFEKESSTYTYLLADASHPERPALLIDPVDRTVDRDVSLIEQLGLKLVYAMNTHVHADHVTGTGLIKVRATPGHTKGCVTYVTGDAPDQPQPRMAFTGDTVLIRGCGRTDFQGGSSEQLYKSIHTQICTLPKSTLIYPAHDYRGFTVSTVGEEIQHNPRLTKDEEKFKNIMANLNLQYPKMIDIAVPANMVCGIQSNPKEA; encoded by the exons ATGCTTCTAAACATGCTGCGATTCCCGTTCATCACATTCTTTGCTTCCAAAGCCTCGCCTTTTCCTCTGTCTGTTTCCGTTTCTAAAGCAATTCGCAAACCCGGAAGAGTCAGATCGCAAATGGCTTCtttctcctcttcctcttcctccaaGCTCTTGTTCCGACAGCTCTTTGAGAAGGAGTCCTCCACCTATACGTACCTTCTCGCTGATGCCTCGCACCCAGAAAGACCAGCACTC TTGATTGACCCGGTTGATAGAACAGTAGATAGAGACGTGTCTCTTATTGAGCAACTGGGGTTGAAGCTTGTGTATGCCATGAACACACATGTGCATGCGGATCATGTCACTGGGACTGGCCTCATCAAG GTCCGTGCAACTCCTGGTCATACCAAAGGTTGTGTTACCTATGTTACTGGAGATGCACCTGATCAACCTCAACCAAGGATGGCATTCACTGGAGATACCGTATTGATACGTGGATGTGGAAGGACAGATTTTCAG GGTGGAAGTTCAGAGCAGCTTTACAAATCAATCCATACACAG ATTTGTACATTGCCCAAGAGTACGCTAATTTATCCAGCTCATGACTACAGAGGATTCACT GTAAGCACTGTTGGAGAGGAGATACAACACAATCCACGCCTAACAAAGGATGAG GAAAAATTCAAGAACATCATGGCAA ATCTTAACCTGCAATATCCTAAAATGATTGACATAGCTGTTCCAGCTAATATGGTTTGCGGAATCCAGTCCAATCCAAAAGAAGCTTAG